A window of Notolabrus celidotus isolate fNotCel1 chromosome 11, fNotCel1.pri, whole genome shotgun sequence contains these coding sequences:
- the si:dkey-32e6.6 gene encoding extracellular matrix protein 2, with amino-acid sequence MNKNKITTLTPLCFQGLIHLLNLELEENILHEGSLSPLAFKPLQSLVDLQLDNNRFRTLPAGLPPSLQELEMKENQIMEVTSEALRSCVHLRLLDLSHNLLHEQRIETNAWTRLKSLEALDLSHNQFTTVPMNLPRPLRKLDLQHNSISHVPALAFRHLKPGLQSLRLSHNALSNEGTERASFVGTYRSLSELLLDNNRLKEVPRSVRQFKSLQALRLDNNQIRFVRQWGVCHPRNSGSALASVHLENNLLEVDRIPPNAFSCLVDAQGLILYPQQQHS; translated from the exons atgaacaagaacaaaatcaCTACACTCACACCTCTTTGTTTCCAAG GATTGATACATCTGTTGAATCTGGAGCTTGAGGAGAACATACTACATGAGGGGAGCTTGTCACCACTTGCCTTCAAACCACTGCAGAGTCTTGTTGACCTCCAGCTGGATAACAACCGCTTCCGTACCCTCCCAGCAggccttcctccctctcttcag gAGCTGGAGATGAAGGAAAATCAGATCATGGAGGTGACATCAGAGGCACTGAGGAGTTGTGTTCATCTGAGACTGCTGGACCTGAGTCACAACCTGCTGCATGAGCAACGCATTGAAACAAACGCATGGACCCGCCTCAA ATCACTGGAAGCCTTGGACCTGTCCCACAACCAATTCACCACTGTCCCAATGAATCTGCCTCGCCCTCTCCGGAAGCTTGACCTCCAACACAACAGCATCAGTCACGTCCCAGCCTTAGCGTTCCGGCACCTGAAGCCCGGCCTGCAGTCCCTCCGTctatcccacaatgcattgagCAATGAGGGGACAGAAAGAGCCTCTTTTGTTGGGACATACCGATCACTAAGTGAGCTCCTGTTGGACAATAATCGTCTGAAGGAGGTTCCTCGAAGCGTTCGACAGTTCAAGAGCTTGCAGGCGCTCAGATTAGACAACAACCAGATCAG GTTTGTGAGGCAGTGGGGGGTGTGCCATCCCCGTAACTCTGGCTCTGCTCTGGCTTCGGTCCACTTGGAAAACAATCTGTTGGAGGTGGACAGGATTCCCCCGAATGCTTTCTCCTGTCTCGTCGATGCTCAGGGACTCATCCTctatccacagcagcagcattcaTAG